Proteins encoded within one genomic window of Spiroplasma endosymbiont of Agriotes lineatus:
- the rpsJ gene encoding 30S ribosomal protein S10 — protein sequence MAQKIRIRLCGYDSKTVDQSILKIVQAAQLTGAKVKGPIPLPTKKEIYTVLRSVHKHKDAREQFEIRTHNRLVDIINPTPKTVDSLSRLQLPSGVGIEIKL from the coding sequence ATGGCTCAAAAAATTAGAATTCGTTTGTGTGGTTATGATAGCAAAACTGTTGATCAGTCAATTCTTAAAATTGTTCAAGCAGCGCAATTGACGGGGGCAAAAGTTAAGGGACCGATTCCTTTGCCAACCAAAAAAGAAATTTATACTGTTTTACGATCTGTTCATAAACATAAAGATGCTCGTGAACAGTTTGAAATTAGAACTCATAACAGATTAGTTGATATTATTAATCCAACGCCAAAAACTGTAGATAGTTTATCAAGATTACAACTACCTAGTGGCGTGGGTATTGAGATTAAATTATAA
- the rplC gene encoding 50S ribosomal protein L3: MKGILGRKIAMSQVFTVEGKIIPVTVIEVQPNVVTDVKTAEKNGYTSLQLAVENKRANLVNKPLTGHFKRANTTPKRFSKEIREMSGFNMGDIINCDIFTPGELVDVRAISKGKGFAGVIKRHNYSRGPMAHGSGFHREIGSMGAIAPNRIFKGKKMPGRMGHQKVTMQNLQVIHIDVTKNTLLVKGSIPGPKKQFVVIAEAIKGLKIKTPPNLVNNQPPVETTTVDVSNVSVASTA, from the coding sequence ATGAAAGGAATTTTAGGTAGAAAAATTGCTATGAGTCAGGTTTTTACTGTTGAAGGAAAGATAATTCCCGTAACAGTTATTGAAGTGCAACCTAATGTTGTTACTGATGTTAAAACAGCAGAGAAAAATGGTTATACTTCATTGCAATTAGCGGTAGAAAATAAAAGAGCTAATTTAGTTAATAAACCATTGACAGGACATTTTAAAAGAGCTAACACAACTCCGAAGCGGTTTAGTAAAGAGATTCGTGAAATGTCAGGGTTTAATATGGGAGATATTATTAATTGTGATATTTTCACTCCTGGCGAATTAGTGGATGTGCGAGCCATTAGCAAGGGTAAAGGCTTTGCAGGAGTTATTAAACGCCATAATTATTCAAGAGGGCCGATGGCTCATGGTTCTGGGTTTCATCGTGAAATTGGTTCAATGGGCGCAATTGCTCCGAACCGAATTTTTAAAGGGAAAAAGATGCCGGGAAGAATGGGGCATCAAAAAGTTACAATGCAAAATTTGCAAGTAATTCATATTGATGTTACTAAGAATACGTTATTAGTTAAAGGTTCAATTCCAGGACCTAAAAAACAGTTTGTTGTTATTGCTGAAGCTATTAAGGGCTTAAAAATAAAAACACCACCAAATTTAGTTAACAATCAACCACCTGTTGAAACTACTACAGTAGATGTTAGTAACGTTAGCGTTGCCTCAACAGCATAA
- the rplD gene encoding 50S ribosomal protein L4, whose product MKLQVLDINGNVVKDVSLNEKVWNITPHQQAMFDATIAQQASWRQGTHQTKTRGEVSGGGKKPWKQKGTGRARQGSIRSPQWKGGGTVFGPTVEKNYKLHVNRKVRKLALKSALSLKAQNNELIIVDTINLEKYSTKAVLQICQNLKLVNNKILLITKVADEMIVKSASNIAKFNVIAVNSLNIYDLLHANKLLITLEALINIEGVLT is encoded by the coding sequence ATGAAGTTACAAGTATTAGATATTAATGGTAATGTTGTTAAAGATGTTAGTTTAAATGAGAAAGTTTGAAATATTACGCCTCATCAACAAGCAATGTTTGATGCAACAATTGCTCAACAAGCGTCTTGAAGACAGGGAACACATCAAACTAAAACTCGTGGTGAAGTTAGTGGTGGTGGTAAAAAACCATGAAAACAAAAAGGAACAGGACGAGCCAGACAAGGTTCAATTCGTTCGCCACAATGAAAAGGCGGGGGGACTGTGTTTGGTCCGACAGTTGAGAAAAATTATAAATTGCATGTTAATCGGAAAGTAAGAAAGTTAGCATTAAAATCGGCGTTATCTTTAAAAGCACAAAATAATGAACTTATTATTGTTGATACTATTAATTTAGAAAAATATTCAACGAAAGCTGTTTTACAAATTTGTCAAAATTTAAAGTTAGTGAATAATAAAATATTATTAATTACTAAAGTAGCTGATGAAATGATTGTTAAATCAGCAAGTAATATTGCAAAATTTAATGTTATTGCTGTTAATAGTTTAAATATTTATGATTTATTGCACGCTAATAAGTTATTAATAACTTTAGAGGCGTTAATAAACATTGAGGGGGTATTGACATAA